One Urocitellus parryii isolate mUroPar1 chromosome 9, mUroPar1.hap1, whole genome shotgun sequence DNA segment encodes these proteins:
- the Cldn15 gene encoding claudin-15 isoform X2 yields MSIAVESLGFFMAALGLLMLGVTLPNSYWRVSTVHGNVITTNTIFENLWYSCATDSLGVSNCWEFPSMLALSGYVQGCRALMITAILLGFLGLFLGILGLRCTKIGSMDLSRKAKVAAIAGALDMLAGACGMVAISWYAVNITQDFFNPLYVGTNCCCASQEDPTARAQLTYKTSTVVMPTATSDEGDSSFGKYGKNAYV; encoded by the exons ATGTCGATAGCTGTGGAGAGCCTTGGCTTCTTCATGGCAGCCCTGGGGCTGCTGATGCTGGGGGTGACCCTGCCAAACAGCTACTGGCGAGTGTCCACCGTGCACGGGAACGTTATCACCACCAACACCATCTTCGAGAACCTCTGGTACAGCTGTGCCACCGATTCCCTGGGAGTCTCCAACTGCTGGGAGTTCCCGTCCATGCTGGCCCTCTCTG GGTACGTCCAGGGCTGCCGTGCGCTCATGATCACCGCCATCCTCCTGGGCTTCCTTGGCCTCTTTCTAGGCATCCTGGGGCTGCGCTGCACCAAAATCGGGAGCATGGACCTCTCCAGGAAAGCCAAGGTGGCAGCCATCGCGGGAGCCCTTGACATGCTGGCTG GGGCCTGCGGGATGGTGGCCATCTCCTGGTACGCCGTCAACATCACCCAGGACTTCTTCAACCCCCTCTACGTTGGAACCAA CTGCTGCTGTGCCTCCCAGGAGGACCCCACCGCAAG GGCCCAGCTTACCTATAAGACTTCCACAGTCGTGATGCCCACCGCCACCTCAGATGAAGGTGACAGCAGCTTTGGCAAATACGGCAAAAATGCTTATGTGTAG
- the Cldn15 gene encoding claudin-15 isoform X1 — MSIAVESLGFFMAALGLLMLGVTLPNSYWRVSTVHGNVITTNTIFENLWYSCATDSLGVSNCWEFPSMLALSGYVQGCRALMITAILLGFLGLFLGILGLRCTKIGSMDLSRKAKVAAIAGALDMLAGACGMVAISWYAVNITQDFFNPLYVGTKYELGPALYLGWSASLLCILGGICLCSSCCCASQEDPTARAQLTYKTSTVVMPTATSDEGDSSFGKYGKNAYV, encoded by the exons ATGTCGATAGCTGTGGAGAGCCTTGGCTTCTTCATGGCAGCCCTGGGGCTGCTGATGCTGGGGGTGACCCTGCCAAACAGCTACTGGCGAGTGTCCACCGTGCACGGGAACGTTATCACCACCAACACCATCTTCGAGAACCTCTGGTACAGCTGTGCCACCGATTCCCTGGGAGTCTCCAACTGCTGGGAGTTCCCGTCCATGCTGGCCCTCTCTG GGTACGTCCAGGGCTGCCGTGCGCTCATGATCACCGCCATCCTCCTGGGCTTCCTTGGCCTCTTTCTAGGCATCCTGGGGCTGCGCTGCACCAAAATCGGGAGCATGGACCTCTCCAGGAAAGCCAAGGTGGCAGCCATCGCGGGAGCCCTTGACATGCTGGCTG GGGCCTGCGGGATGGTGGCCATCTCCTGGTACGCCGTCAACATCACCCAGGACTTCTTCAACCCCCTCTACGTTGGAACCAA GTATGAGCTGGGCCCCGCCCTCTACCTGGGCTGGAGCGCCTCCCTGCTCTGCATCCTCGGTGGCATCTGCCTCTGTTCCAGCTGCTGCTGTGCCTCCCAGGAGGACCCCACCGCAAG GGCCCAGCTTACCTATAAGACTTCCACAGTCGTGATGCCCACCGCCACCTCAGATGAAGGTGACAGCAGCTTTGGCAAATACGGCAAAAATGCTTATGTGTAG